In one window of Candidatus Binatia bacterium DNA:
- the lnt gene encoding apolipoprotein N-acyltransferase: MSNWPLLPIAGGQRSTLNPAARGVGIPLQGCLIGTVAAAVSGLAVAASFIWFELYPLAWVALVPLLIAVWQAPTGRHAAGLGWIAGWATNLPAFYWLVYTIRVFGGFPLPVALVFYLLLTAFTAVQFAAFGWVVHRLRRGPMWPLAVAAAWVVLEYWYPNLFPWRLANSQMQALHLVQSGDLAGPYLLSFVMVWFAAAAAHWCTIRQAVALVASIVTAALLWVYGWYRLPQVDEAMRQAPAIRVALVQGNVGIAEKGDLRYFEVNLEKYRQLSRAVQEQVDLLVWPETVHQEWIPADLGQLRGKENPFPDLRSHLIFGGLAYRFVGADKVEQFNSAFWIEPGGIVRGRYDKRILMPFGEYIPGGELVPAVYALSPASGRLTAGRSERVFVLDNGARVGQLICFEDIVGDMPRKTTLAGANVLVTILNDAWYGDSPAPYQHQALALWRAIENRRFLLRGSNTGVTSIIDAAGRVRAQGGLFTEEVVTGEARLLNLPTVYARLGDALPWMAAIFLGTVLLLQQRRHTSAGKLREARCNGGALSTAQLL, encoded by the coding sequence GTGTCGAATTGGCCGCTTCTGCCGATCGCCGGAGGGCAACGATCTACGCTAAACCCAGCAGCCCGCGGAGTGGGGATTCCTCTGCAGGGCTGTCTTATCGGCACTGTGGCCGCGGCTGTGTCGGGGTTGGCCGTGGCTGCGAGCTTCATTTGGTTCGAGTTGTACCCGTTGGCTTGGGTCGCGCTCGTGCCGTTGCTCATCGCGGTGTGGCAAGCGCCCACGGGGCGGCACGCCGCCGGTCTCGGCTGGATTGCTGGCTGGGCAACCAATCTCCCGGCATTTTACTGGCTCGTGTACACGATCCGCGTGTTCGGCGGCTTTCCGCTCCCCGTTGCTCTCGTATTCTACCTGCTACTGACTGCGTTCACTGCCGTCCAGTTTGCCGCCTTCGGATGGGTTGTCCACCGCTTGCGCCGTGGCCCGATGTGGCCCCTGGCGGTGGCCGCCGCTTGGGTTGTGCTCGAGTATTGGTATCCGAACTTGTTTCCGTGGCGCCTGGCCAACAGCCAAATGCAGGCTCTGCATTTGGTGCAGAGCGGTGACTTGGCAGGGCCGTACTTACTGAGTTTCGTCATGGTGTGGTTTGCCGCGGCCGCTGCCCACTGGTGCACCATCCGGCAAGCCGTGGCGCTCGTTGCTTCCATCGTGACCGCAGCCCTGCTTTGGGTTTACGGTTGGTACCGCTTGCCGCAGGTGGACGAGGCGATGCGGCAAGCGCCAGCCATTCGTGTGGCGCTGGTGCAAGGCAACGTGGGCATCGCGGAAAAGGGGGATCTGCGGTACTTCGAGGTGAACCTGGAAAAATACCGGCAGCTCAGCCGCGCGGTGCAGGAACAAGTTGATCTGCTCGTGTGGCCGGAGACGGTTCACCAAGAATGGATCCCAGCCGACCTGGGGCAGTTGCGCGGCAAGGAAAACCCGTTTCCTGATCTACGCTCTCACCTGATCTTCGGTGGTCTCGCCTACCGGTTTGTCGGTGCGGATAAGGTGGAACAGTTCAACAGCGCCTTTTGGATTGAGCCCGGGGGCATCGTTCGCGGCCGCTACGACAAGCGCATCCTCATGCCATTCGGCGAATACATCCCCGGCGGGGAACTCGTTCCCGCGGTGTACGCACTCAGCCCAGCCAGTGGGCGTTTAACCGCCGGGCGCAGCGAGCGGGTGTTTGTGCTCGACAATGGCGCGCGGGTGGGTCAACTGATTTGCTTCGAGGACATCGTCGGCGATATGCCACGGAAAACCACCTTGGCAGGAGCGAATGTGCTGGTCACCATTCTCAACGATGCCTGGTACGGCGACAGCCCGGCGCCGTACCAGCACCAAGCCCTGGCCCTCTGGCGCGCCATCGAAAACCGGCGATTCTTACTGCGCGGATCGAACACCGGGGTCACCAGCATCATCGATGCTGCTGGGCGGGTCCGCGCTCAGGGCGGTTTGTTCACGGAAGAAGTGGTCACGGGCGAAGCGCGGCTGTTGAACCTGCCGACCGTATACGCACGGCTCGGCGATGCCTTGCCGTGGATGGCGGCAATCTTCCTCGGTACGGTGCTCCTGCTGCAGCAACGGCGGCACACTTCCGCGGGAAAACTGCGAGAGGCGAGGTGTAACGGCGGAGCACTATCCACAGCTCAGTTGTTGTGA
- a CDS encoding cytochrome c, giving the protein MKHRAAFSVLIWLLGSFCVASAQADPQADYVLHCQGCHGPRGEGSRDGAPPFAGNLRRLARTADGRAYLLRVPGVAHAELSDERLAALLNWMLERFDRGEARVEPFTSSEVHDARQQPLLSVPVARRQALAASPP; this is encoded by the coding sequence GTGAAACACAGGGCGGCGTTCTCCGTGCTCATTTGGCTGCTGGGCAGCTTTTGCGTGGCCTCAGCTCAGGCCGATCCGCAAGCGGACTACGTGTTACACTGTCAAGGCTGCCACGGCCCCCGCGGCGAGGGCTCGCGTGATGGCGCCCCGCCCTTTGCCGGCAACCTGCGGCGCTTAGCGCGCACGGCTGATGGGCGTGCGTACCTACTGCGCGTGCCTGGGGTAGCGCACGCGGAACTCAGCGACGAACGCTTAGCTGCGCTTCTTAACTGGATGTTGGAGCGTTTCGATCGCGGAGAGGCTAGGGTGGAGCCGTTCACGAGCAGCGAAGTTCACGACGCCCGCCAGCAGCCGCTTCTTTCTGTTCCAGTGGCCCGCCGGCAAGCGCTGGCAGCTTCCCCACCATGA
- a CDS encoding methylamine dehydrogenase (amicyanin) light chain: MLEPLFATIDTLCARWARRLADRTSRRSFLARVGTALVGMATYPLLPVARASTARKEAVQGEPGIDHPAGDPSRCEYWRHCAIDGFLCSCCGGTQRSCPPGTIQSPVTWIGTCRNPADGKLYIISYNDCCAKHVCGLCYCHRNEGDKPVYYPQRSNDINWCHGINNVVYHCSTAIVLGEAKGDV, translated from the coding sequence ATGCTGGAGCCCCTGTTTGCCACAATCGACACGTTGTGTGCTCGCTGGGCGCGGCGGTTGGCGGACCGCACCTCGCGCCGCAGCTTCTTGGCGCGGGTTGGGACGGCTCTCGTCGGCATGGCAACCTACCCGCTGTTGCCAGTCGCACGGGCCAGCACGGCGCGGAAAGAGGCCGTGCAGGGCGAGCCGGGGATTGACCACCCAGCGGGCGACCCATCGCGCTGCGAGTATTGGCGGCATTGTGCCATCGATGGGTTCCTCTGCAGTTGCTGCGGTGGCACACAGCGTTCCTGCCCGCCTGGCACCATCCAGTCGCCGGTGACGTGGATCGGCACTTGCCGCAACCCTGCTGATGGGAAGCTGTACATCATTTCCTACAACGACTGCTGCGCGAAGCACGTGTGCGGGCTTTGCTACTGCCACCGCAACGAAGGCGACAAGCCGGTCTACTACCCGCAGCGCAGCAACGACATCAACTGGTGCCACGGGATCAACAACGTGGTGTACCACTGCTCGACGGCAATCGTGCTCGGTGAGGCCAAGGGGGATGTGTGA
- the mauD gene encoding methylamine dehydrogenase accessory protein MauD: MSTALIVSQVLLWLVVVGLAVVVLALVRQVGLLQARIAPVGALVPQTAPQVGSVAPAFELRDLRGQTVHIGGTRSDQRCTLLVWVAPQCPACKALLPVLDSVRRSEERWLDIVLASEGPIDEHEEMLARLGSRFPYVLSTELGLAYQVPKLPFAVLLDPKGVLRAKGIVNTREHIESLFEAYRHGVGSIQEYLQRQRVAG, from the coding sequence ATGTCGACTGCGCTGATCGTTTCCCAAGTGTTGCTTTGGCTGGTAGTGGTCGGGTTGGCGGTGGTCGTGCTCGCGCTCGTGCGGCAAGTTGGGCTGTTGCAAGCACGCATTGCCCCAGTGGGCGCCTTGGTGCCACAAACCGCGCCGCAAGTGGGGAGTGTGGCGCCTGCGTTCGAGTTGCGCGACTTGCGCGGGCAGACCGTGCACATTGGCGGCACGCGCAGCGACCAACGCTGTACCCTGCTCGTGTGGGTGGCGCCCCAGTGCCCGGCGTGCAAAGCGCTCTTGCCGGTGCTCGACTCCGTTCGCCGCAGCGAGGAACGATGGCTGGACATTGTGCTCGCGAGTGAAGGGCCCATCGACGAGCACGAGGAAATGTTGGCTCGCCTGGGTTCCCGCTTTCCTTACGTACTTTCGACGGAGCTGGGCCTAGCGTATCAGGTGCCGAAGCTGCCGTTCGCTGTGCTGCTCGACCCCAAGGGCGTGCTGCGCGCCAAAGGAATCGTGAACACGCGGGAGCACATCGAAAGTTTGTTCGAGGCCTACCGCCATGGTGTGGGTTCAATTCAGGAGTACTTGCAACGGCAACGCGTCGCGGGTTAG
- a CDS encoding LamG domain-containing protein produces the protein MNRNLVVGLVVAGIVVVGGTLYLVQSRRGERNGEEGRKAAAGVLASREERGGSSGAAAAAGARGAATGHATGTSSGESGTAGAGAAVGLAGLKPRGGSFGEAVGSAAEAPAGEVEAVAPPAADKLATLKPQRGSAEQTTTVVGQMPAEGEPPPEVVFEGGKDQRFVTETQVQLENAGKIAGDAGTMAFWLKPDWEPSDQNDAVFVQIGEGQQAIRVAKNVNFLRFEYFDSNGRELGVGVPIDEWKPGEWHQVSATWVQGRLQLFVDGKPVSQNTFDIPPSLGEEPKAYVGSKLPSGTPAAGEMVDVRILNRPLQPNEIQDLARAENRPSAN, from the coding sequence ATGAACCGGAACCTGGTCGTCGGGTTGGTCGTTGCTGGAATTGTCGTCGTGGGCGGCACTCTATATCTGGTGCAATCGCGACGCGGAGAGCGCAACGGCGAGGAAGGGCGGAAGGCCGCGGCAGGCGTGCTCGCCTCTCGGGAGGAGCGCGGTGGTAGCAGCGGTGCTGCTGCGGCCGCTGGCGCCCGTGGAGCCGCTACCGGACACGCTACGGGCACCAGCTCGGGCGAGTCGGGAACTGCAGGGGCGGGCGCAGCCGTTGGCCTAGCTGGTCTCAAGCCCCGCGGCGGGAGCTTTGGGGAGGCGGTCGGAAGTGCAGCCGAAGCCCCTGCAGGTGAGGTGGAGGCGGTGGCCCCGCCAGCGGCAGACAAACTTGCCACACTAAAGCCGCAACGCGGCAGTGCCGAACAAACAACCACTGTGGTAGGCCAGATGCCGGCAGAAGGGGAGCCGCCTCCTGAAGTGGTATTCGAGGGCGGCAAAGATCAGCGTTTCGTCACGGAAACCCAGGTGCAATTGGAGAATGCTGGCAAGATTGCCGGGGATGCAGGCACGATGGCCTTTTGGCTGAAACCCGACTGGGAACCGAGCGACCAAAACGATGCCGTTTTCGTGCAAATTGGCGAGGGACAGCAAGCCATCCGTGTGGCCAAAAACGTCAACTTCCTGCGCTTTGAGTACTTCGACTCCAATGGCCGCGAGCTCGGCGTGGGTGTACCCATCGATGAGTGGAAACCGGGCGAGTGGCATCAGGTGTCCGCCACCTGGGTGCAAGGCCGCTTACAACTTTTCGTTGACGGCAAACCGGTCTCGCAAAACACCTTCGACATTCCTCCTTCCCTTGGCGAAGAGCCAAAGGCGTACGTGGGCTCGAAGCTGCCCTCGGGAACGCCGGCGGCGGGGGAGATGGTCGATGTGCGCATTTTGAACCGCCCCTTACAACCCAACGAAATCCAAGATCTCGCCCGCGCTGAAAATCGCCCGAGCGCAAACTAA
- a CDS encoding fumarate hydratase, which translates to MANDFPFQELFPLGEDDTPYRRLDGHWVERDRFRGHDVLVVQAEGLRRLAAEAMRDINHLFRAGHLAQLRAILDDPEASANDRFVAWNMLRNACVAAGMVLPSCQDTGTAIVFGKKGQQVWTVGDDDERALAHGIFDTYTSDNLRYSQLAPLTMYEEVNTKSNLPAQVEILSVPGDRYEFLFVAKGGGSANKTFLFQETKAVLNPTALKNFLRDKLRLLGTAACPPYHLAVVVGGLSAELTLKTVKLASCRYLDHLPTRGNERGHALRDPELEAELLKMAQETHIGAQFGGKYFCLDVRVIRLPRHGASCPIGIGVSCSADRQAKAKITAEGIFLEQLETHPERFLPDIDEKQLSREVVPIDLRRPMDEIRRELSKYPIKTRLALTGPMIVARDIAHAKLKERIDRGEGLPQYFKDHPIYYAGPAKTPAGYVSGSFGPTTAGRMDAYLPLFMQHGGSYVTVAKGNRSPVVTEACKKYGGFYLGSIGGPAAVLAQENIKKVELVEYPELGMEAIYRIEVENFPAFIVIDDKGNDFFAQL; encoded by the coding sequence ATGGCAAACGACTTCCCATTCCAGGAACTTTTCCCGCTGGGGGAAGATGATACCCCTTACCGGCGCCTCGATGGCCATTGGGTTGAGCGCGATCGCTTCCGCGGCCACGACGTACTCGTGGTGCAGGCGGAGGGCCTGCGGCGGCTCGCTGCGGAAGCGATGCGTGACATCAATCACTTGTTCCGGGCCGGCCACCTCGCGCAGTTGCGGGCGATTTTGGATGACCCGGAGGCTTCTGCCAACGATCGCTTTGTCGCTTGGAACATGCTGCGCAATGCGTGCGTGGCCGCCGGAATGGTGTTGCCCTCGTGTCAGGACACGGGCACGGCCATCGTGTTCGGCAAGAAGGGGCAGCAAGTGTGGACTGTGGGCGACGATGACGAACGGGCATTGGCCCACGGGATTTTCGACACCTACACCAGCGACAATCTCCGTTACTCCCAGCTTGCCCCCTTGACCATGTACGAGGAGGTGAACACCAAGTCGAACCTGCCAGCGCAGGTCGAAATCCTCAGTGTTCCGGGCGATCGGTACGAGTTCCTGTTCGTGGCCAAGGGCGGGGGCTCCGCCAACAAGACGTTTTTGTTTCAAGAAACGAAAGCCGTCTTAAACCCCACCGCACTGAAAAATTTCCTGCGCGACAAGCTGCGGCTGCTCGGCACCGCGGCGTGTCCACCGTACCACCTTGCGGTAGTCGTGGGCGGCTTGTCGGCAGAGTTGACCCTCAAGACCGTGAAGCTCGCGTCGTGCCGCTACCTCGACCATTTGCCCACTCGCGGAAACGAGCGTGGCCACGCCCTTCGCGACCCCGAACTCGAGGCCGAGTTGCTGAAAATGGCGCAAGAAACGCACATCGGGGCTCAGTTCGGCGGCAAGTACTTTTGCCTCGATGTACGCGTGATTCGCTTGCCGCGCCACGGCGCCAGTTGCCCCATCGGCATTGGTGTGTCTTGCTCTGCTGACCGCCAAGCGAAGGCAAAAATCACTGCCGAGGGAATCTTTCTCGAACAGTTGGAAACCCATCCCGAGCGCTTTCTCCCGGACATCGATGAGAAGCAGCTCAGTCGCGAGGTGGTGCCGATCGATTTACGCCGGCCGATGGACGAAATTCGCCGCGAACTGTCCAAGTACCCGATCAAAACCCGGCTGGCGCTCACCGGGCCCATGATCGTCGCGCGCGACATCGCCCACGCCAAACTCAAAGAGCGGATCGACCGCGGCGAGGGTTTGCCCCAGTATTTCAAGGATCATCCCATCTATTACGCGGGCCCGGCAAAAACGCCGGCGGGCTACGTGTCGGGCTCCTTTGGCCCGACAACTGCCGGGCGCATGGATGCCTACTTGCCGCTGTTTATGCAGCACGGGGGGAGTTACGTGACCGTGGCCAAGGGCAATCGCTCGCCGGTGGTTACCGAGGCGTGCAAGAAATACGGCGGCTTTTATTTGGGAAGTATCGGCGGTCCGGCTGCTGTGTTGGCGCAAGAGAACATCAAGAAGGTGGAGTTGGTCGAGTATCCCGAGCTGGGAATGGAAGCCATCTATCGCATCGAGGTAGAAAACTTCCCAGCCTTTATTGTCATCGATGACAAGGGGAATGACTTCTTCGCCCAGCTCTGA
- a CDS encoding LLM class flavin-dependent oxidoreductase, whose translation MGTKPAVSLAAMRGKRRATLEMARTLERAGFAGIYCPSFGDGLGLCEAIALVTNEIPFGTAIANIYTRHPHDYALTATLIHELAPGRFRFGIGVSHGPVLERLGVRAGKPTQDMEEFVSKLREGADRWGPLPPITLATLRPPMIRLAARIAEGAVWANACRSHMPASLAHLGARANESDFFVGNMIPTCIDSDRAAAAAVLRKTLTGYVMLPNYQRYWIEAGYEEEMRAIQTAIAAREYDRLPALMSDRWLRDCTLFGSASEVREGVEAWYAAGVKTPILVPSSTRGGQLDALAEVIDAFA comes from the coding sequence GTGGGGACAAAGCCAGCAGTGAGTTTGGCGGCGATGCGCGGTAAGCGCCGCGCCACGTTGGAGATGGCCCGTACATTGGAGCGCGCGGGGTTTGCCGGGATTTACTGTCCGAGCTTTGGCGACGGCTTAGGCTTGTGCGAAGCGATCGCGTTGGTGACCAACGAAATTCCGTTCGGTACCGCCATCGCCAACATTTACACGCGCCACCCACACGACTACGCGCTCACCGCCACCCTGATTCACGAACTCGCCCCTGGGCGCTTCCGCTTCGGCATCGGAGTGAGCCACGGACCTGTGCTGGAGCGTCTCGGCGTCCGCGCCGGCAAACCCACCCAGGACATGGAGGAGTTTGTCTCCAAGCTCCGAGAAGGCGCCGACCGCTGGGGGCCGCTGCCGCCAATCACGCTCGCCACGTTGCGCCCGCCCATGATTCGGCTCGCCGCTCGGATTGCCGAGGGAGCCGTGTGGGCCAATGCTTGCCGCTCGCACATGCCCGCGTCACTCGCTCACCTTGGAGCCCGAGCAAACGAGTCGGACTTCTTTGTCGGCAACATGATTCCCACTTGCATCGACTCTGATCGCGCTGCTGCCGCTGCCGTGCTGAGGAAAACGCTTACCGGTTACGTCATGCTGCCTAACTATCAGCGGTACTGGATCGAAGCTGGGTACGAAGAGGAAATGCGTGCCATTCAAACAGCCATTGCGGCGCGGGAATACGACCGCTTGCCTGCGCTGATGTCCGATCGCTGGCTACGGGATTGCACCTTGTTCGGCAGCGCCAGCGAAGTGCGCGAGGGAGTGGAAGCGTGGTACGCAGCAGGGGTGAAGACGCCGATCTTGGTCCCTTCCTCGACCCGTGGTGGGCAACTCGATGCCCTCGCTGAGGTGATCGACGCGTTTGCGTAA
- a CDS encoding AIR synthase family protein — translation MARRAHRLLPGKLPKRALEGLLRYRGAADHRVVQGPAFGRDAAVVDLGERLLVLKSDPVTFVGEEAGWYAVHVNANDVAVVGCQPAWFQVTVLLPPVAGLDTARRIMRDVDDAARALGIAITGGHTEVTPAVTQPVVAGDMQGVARKDELVTPQGARLGDLLVCTKAAALEGTAILARSFPREATRLLGAAKARRATRFHRSPGISIVPEALLAARSGATAMHDPTEGGVRAGLTELALASGRGLEVDLDAIPVLAETRILCDHFGVDPLGLISSGMLLATVPPDHWPVLSAAWQRRGIAGQVIGRVVPGRGVRARQGGKRVRWHWSERDELARLLASTSTRTRPSRTSQPAARR, via the coding sequence GTGGCACGGCGGGCTCACCGATTGCTCCCCGGCAAACTGCCCAAGCGGGCTCTCGAAGGGCTGCTCCGCTACCGTGGCGCTGCCGATCACCGCGTGGTGCAAGGGCCTGCCTTCGGCCGCGATGCCGCGGTGGTCGACCTCGGTGAGCGGCTGTTGGTGCTGAAAAGCGACCCCGTCACGTTCGTCGGTGAAGAGGCTGGCTGGTACGCTGTGCACGTGAATGCCAACGACGTGGCTGTGGTCGGCTGCCAGCCGGCGTGGTTTCAGGTCACCGTCCTGCTCCCACCGGTCGCCGGGCTCGATACTGCGCGGCGCATCATGCGCGACGTCGACGATGCTGCGCGAGCACTCGGCATCGCCATTACGGGCGGCCACACGGAGGTCACACCGGCGGTCACCCAGCCCGTGGTCGCAGGCGACATGCAAGGAGTTGCACGCAAGGACGAATTGGTCACCCCGCAGGGCGCGCGCCTTGGCGATCTTTTAGTCTGCACGAAAGCAGCAGCCTTGGAAGGCACAGCAATTTTAGCGCGCTCCTTTCCCCGCGAGGCCACTCGCTTGCTTGGTGCGGCGAAGGCACGGCGTGCGACTCGCTTTCATCGCAGCCCGGGAATTTCCATTGTTCCCGAGGCGTTGCTCGCTGCTCGCAGCGGAGCAACGGCCATGCACGACCCGACCGAAGGGGGCGTCCGCGCTGGCCTAACTGAGCTTGCGTTGGCTTCGGGACGCGGGCTCGAAGTTGACCTGGACGCCATCCCGGTCTTGGCGGAAACACGGATCCTTTGTGACCATTTTGGTGTCGACCCGCTCGGCCTCATTAGCTCGGGGATGTTGTTGGCCACGGTGCCTCCCGATCATTGGCCCGTTCTGTCCGCGGCCTGGCAACGGCGAGGCATTGCCGGACAAGTGATCGGCCGGGTGGTGCCAGGGCGCGGGGTACGCGCGCGGCAAGGCGGCAAGCGGGTGCGCTGGCATTGGTCGGAACGCGACGAACTGGCGCGCTTGCTGGCGAGCACCAGCACCCGGACGCGGCCAAGCCGGACCTCACAGCCGGCAGCACGTCGATAA
- a CDS encoding HPF/RaiA family ribosome-associated protein, with product MHLEIQAQHTEVHPRWRVLIDRGVAKLQELYRDLLRLHVTLIHNPHHLRGAEEVRLLLHIPGETLTAHKNAADMGDAIHAAFDALTEELKSFVERRRDGHRRPKHPL from the coding sequence ATGCATCTCGAAATCCAAGCACAGCACACGGAGGTTCACCCCCGCTGGCGCGTGTTGATCGATCGCGGGGTGGCAAAGTTGCAGGAGCTGTATCGCGACTTGCTCCGCCTACACGTCACCCTGATTCACAACCCGCACCATTTGCGAGGGGCCGAGGAAGTGCGGCTGTTACTGCACATTCCCGGGGAAACGCTCACGGCGCATAAAAATGCTGCCGACATGGGAGACGCCATTCACGCTGCCTTCGATGCCCTTACCGAAGAGCTCAAGAGCTTCGTGGAACGGCGGCGCGATGGGCACCGCCGGCCCAAGCACCCGCTGTGA
- a CDS encoding CbbQ/NirQ/NorQ/GpvN family protein produces MSELPYYLPVGDEIEIFRAAYACRLPVLLKGPTGCGKTRFVEYMAALLRQGNNGAVPPLITVACHEDLTGSDLVGRYLIKGDETVWVDGPLTQAVRHGSICYLDEIVEARKDTIVLIHPLTDHRRILPIDKRGEILEAHQDFLLVISYNPGYQSVLKDLKHSTRQRFVTIDFDYPPREKEAQVIAHESGIDMETALTLATLGEKVRHLKASGLEEGVSTRLLIYAAQLMGRGIPPRRACRVAVSTALTDDVEAQRAIDELAAALFP; encoded by the coding sequence GTGAGCGAACTTCCGTACTACCTTCCCGTTGGCGACGAGATCGAAATTTTCCGTGCTGCCTACGCCTGCCGCTTGCCCGTGCTCCTCAAGGGTCCGACCGGTTGCGGCAAAACTCGCTTCGTCGAGTACATGGCGGCGCTGCTCCGGCAAGGAAACAACGGCGCGGTGCCTCCGTTGATTACCGTGGCATGTCATGAGGACCTCACCGGCAGCGACTTGGTCGGCCGCTACCTCATCAAGGGTGACGAGACGGTGTGGGTCGATGGCCCGCTCACCCAAGCAGTGCGCCACGGTTCCATTTGTTATCTGGATGAGATCGTCGAGGCTCGGAAAGACACGATTGTGTTGATTCACCCTCTCACCGATCACCGCCGTATTCTCCCCATCGATAAGCGAGGTGAAATCCTCGAGGCCCATCAGGACTTTTTGCTCGTCATCTCCTACAACCCTGGTTATCAGAGCGTGCTCAAGGACTTGAAGCACTCGACACGGCAGCGCTTTGTGACCATCGATTTCGACTACCCGCCGCGGGAGAAGGAAGCCCAAGTGATTGCTCACGAGTCGGGCATCGACATGGAAACCGCCCTGACTCTGGCCACGCTGGGAGAGAAGGTCCGCCACCTCAAGGCCTCCGGTCTCGAGGAGGGTGTGAGCACGCGCCTGCTCATTTATGCGGCCCAACTCATGGGGCGCGGCATACCCCCGCGCCGAGCTTGCCGCGTGGCGGTGAGTACTGCCCTCACCGACGATGTCGAAGCGCAGCGCGCGATCGACGAGCTCGCAGCGGCCCTGTTCCCATGA